In Candidatus Eisenbacteria bacterium, a single genomic region encodes these proteins:
- a CDS encoding T9SS type A sorting domain-containing protein, which produces MVGAPEFQVTLLRTLRLANDELLLVWREESLEAARLLAATVNVSQPPLHALESPRLLATGTMVGPPTMLADGAGALIGWSERGAGNESVRLVRLIAGAAVAPGWPANGAALCAGPVGFDAPAILADGDGGATVAWVDRRLDDDGDIFAQRVAAAGSRHASWPEQGFAVCVASGEQFAPALAPDGNGGAIVTWVDTANQPAGGSLLLAGQSVIRPQLIETSIDPGRVRFTWSVDRKTPATYRAYRIEEGGELRELATLIPDGRGQIAMEDAQAPEGREVGYSLSVSIGEEERFLTPIRVQVPVTPLELALQRAWSPPGSDVIRIEFALPRGPAPRLELIDVAGRRVASRTLAEYLPGQRSAEIRPASGTRTGVYFVRLTQGSRTLSRKVVLVR; this is translated from the coding sequence GTGGTTGGCGCACCTGAGTTCCAAGTGACCCTCCTCAGGACGCTTCGACTCGCCAACGATGAGCTGTTGCTCGTGTGGCGTGAGGAAAGTCTTGAAGCGGCACGACTGCTGGCCGCGACGGTGAATGTGAGTCAGCCACCGCTGCACGCGCTTGAGAGCCCACGATTGCTCGCCACTGGCACAATGGTTGGCCCGCCGACGATGCTCGCTGACGGCGCGGGCGCGCTCATTGGGTGGAGCGAGCGTGGCGCTGGTAACGAATCCGTTCGTCTCGTGCGGCTGATTGCAGGCGCGGCCGTAGCGCCTGGCTGGCCAGCCAACGGGGCGGCGCTCTGTGCGGGCCCCGTCGGCTTCGACGCGCCAGCAATCCTTGCCGACGGCGACGGTGGTGCCACAGTCGCCTGGGTTGACCGCCGACTCGACGACGACGGCGACATCTTTGCCCAACGAGTGGCGGCCGCGGGAAGTCGTCATGCTAGCTGGCCCGAGCAGGGGTTCGCGGTGTGCGTGGCCTCAGGCGAACAGTTTGCTCCGGCTCTCGCGCCCGATGGAAATGGCGGCGCGATCGTCACCTGGGTCGATACCGCGAACCAGCCCGCCGGCGGTTCGCTGTTGCTCGCCGGTCAAAGCGTCATACGGCCCCAGTTGATCGAGACTTCGATCGATCCCGGTCGGGTGCGCTTCACCTGGAGCGTTGACCGCAAGACCCCAGCGACCTATCGCGCCTACCGGATCGAAGAGGGGGGCGAACTGCGAGAACTCGCAACGCTCATCCCCGACGGCCGTGGTCAGATTGCGATGGAGGATGCGCAAGCACCCGAAGGTCGAGAGGTCGGCTACAGCCTGTCGGTCTCAATCGGCGAGGAGGAGCGGTTCCTCACGCCGATTCGCGTGCAGGTGCCGGTCACGCCGCTTGAACTGGCACTTCAACGCGCTTGGAGTCCACCCGGATCGGACGTGATTCGGATCGAGTTCGCCTTGCCTCGCGGCCCTGCGCCTCGCCTCGAACTGATTGATGTGGCCGGCCGACGGGTGGCAAGCCGGACGCTGGCCGAGTACCTCCCGGGGCAGCGCTCGGCCGAGATCCGCCCGGCCAGTGGCACGCGCACCGGTGTCTACTTCGTGAGACTTACCCAGGGCTCACGCACCCTCTCTCGCAAAGTGGTGCTGGTCCGATGA